In Castanea sativa cultivar Marrone di Chiusa Pesio chromosome 6, ASM4071231v1, a single window of DNA contains:
- the LOC142641075 gene encoding uncharacterized protein LOC142641075 — protein sequence MSRPPIHPFILLFCFLHLSSGIQSNDLQILMKLKSALQTSNTNVFSSWESGNSICNFTGISCNSDDSITEIELSFQNLTGVLPLDSICQLQSLEKLSFGFNYLHGPIMDDLKNCVKLQYLDLGNNLFTGRSVPEISSLSQLRYLHLNASGFSGIFPWKSLQNMTGLVWLSLGDNPFNPTPFPNEVLLLTNLTWLFLSNCGIQGTIPAEIGNLKELINLELADNNMTGEIPVEIGNLVNLWQLELYNNSFTEKLPIGLRNLTKLEMFDFSNNYLEGDLSELRFLNNLVSLQLYQNELSGQVPAEFGNFTKLVDLSLYRNSFTGPLPHNLPSSAKTNFIEASENFFTGPIPPDMCKQGTMKSLIVSENYLTGEIPASYATCSTLSRFGVNNNSLSGKVPIGIWGLPNMNLIDISLNDIEGPITSDIKNAKSLTYLFAGNNRLSGELPAAICNVSFLIILDISNNSLEGKIPQCLGNFSYYLRVMNLGMNNFQGTIPNTFAKGNQLRTIVFNDNNLKGLLPKSFMDCKNLEVLDFGNNKINDLFPYWSEALTNLQVLVLKSNKFHGPIGNHNTSGVFFFKLRILDLSHNEFTGLLPRNYFEKFNAMMINDEGRLEPHYLGERYTGYGCKRQSCQYQDSVAVTVKGLEIKLQRILTIFTTIDLSSNKFEGVIPEVLGRLTILRLLNLSHNSVTGHIPSSLAKLSALESLDLSSNSLTGEIPLQLTNLTFLAMLNLSQNQLIGPIPQGKQFATFENNSYDRNLGLCGFPLSSKCGTNELTQRAPPSIFQEDNDSLFASGFGWKAVLIGYGCGLLFGLAMGYVVFKIRKPIWLVRFIEGKQKDKKRRPNNQRPGQRRN from the coding sequence ATGTCGCGTCCGCCTATCCACCCTTTCATCCTCCTTTTTTGCTTCCTCCACCTTTCCTCTGGAATCCAATCCAATGACCTtcaaattctcatgaaactAAAATCCGCCCTTCAAACATCAAACACCAATGTCTTCAGTTCTTGGGAATCTGGAAATTCCATATGCAACTTCACTGGAATCTCCTGCAACTCCGATGATTCCATTACAGAAATCGAACTTTCATTCCAAAATTTAACCGGGGTTCTTCCTCTTGATTCCATATGCCAGCTCCAGTCACTAGAAAAGCTCTCATTCGGGTTCAACTACTTGCACGGTCCAATTATGGacgacttgaaaaattgtgtcaaACTGCAATACTTGGATTTGGGCAACAATTTGTTCACAGGAAGGTCGGTTCCAGAAATATCCTCTCTAAGCCAATTACGGTATCTACATCTGAATGCAAGTGGATTTTCTGGGATTTTCCCGTGGAAATCACTCCAAAACATGACTGGTCTTGTCTGGCTGAGCCTCGGAGACAATCCTTTTAATCCTACTCCATTTCCAAACGAGGTCTTGCTGCTTACTAACTTGACTTGGCTTTTCCTATCAAACTGCGGCATCCAAGGCACAATTCCAGCAGAGATTGGAAACCTTAAAGAGCTAATCAACTTGGAGCTTGCCGACAATAACATGACGGGGGAAATCCCAGTTGAGATTGGGAACCTAGTCAACCTGTGGCAGCTTGAGCTCTACAACAATTCATTCACAGAAAAACTTCCTATCGGTCTAAGAAACCTCACAAAGCTTGAAATGTTTGATTTTTCGAATAACTATCTTGAAGGCGATCTATCTGAGTTGAGGTTCTTGAATAACCTGGTTTCTCTGCAACTGTATCAAAATGAGCTATCTGGCCAGGTACCGGCCGAGTTCGGCAACTTCACGAAGCTTGTGGACCTTTCTCTGTATAGAAACAGCTTCACTGGTCCGCTGCCTCATAACCTTCCCTCCTCGGCTAAAACTAATTTCATCGAAGCTTCTGAGAATTTCTTTACCGGTCCAATTCCACCAGATATGTGCAAGCAAGGTACTATGAAGTCGCTTATCGTGTCTGAGAACTATCTCACTGGTGAAATTCCAGCAAGTTATGCCACTTGTTCCACTTTAAGTCGTTTTGGGGTCAACAATAACTCACTCTCGGGGAAAGTTCCTATTGGAATCTGGGGATTACCGAACATGAATCTAATTGATATCTCGTTGAATGATATTGAAGGCCCAATTACATCTGATATAAAAAACGCCAAGTCTCTTACATACTTATTTGCAGGAAACAATCGCCTATCTGGTGAATTACCCGCAGCGATTTGCAACGTaagttttcttataattttgGATATCTCTAATAATAGTTTGGAAGGCAAGATTCCACAATGTTTAGGTAACTTTAGTTATTATCTTAGGGTGATGAATTTGGGAATGAATAATTTCCAAGGTACCATACCTAATACATTTGCAAAGGGTAATCAGTTGAGAACTATTGTCTTCAATGACAATAATTTAAAAGGGCTATTACCAAAATCTTTTATGGACTGTAAAAATCTGGAAGTTCTTGACTTCGGAAACAACAAGATTAATGATTTATTTCCTTACTGGTCTGAAGCTCTTACCAATCTGCAGGTTCTTGTCTTGAAATCCAACAAATTCCACGGACCTATAGGAAATCATAACACTAGTGgggtgtttttctttaagctaaGAATTCTTGACTTGTCTCACAATGAGTTTACAGGTCTTTTACcaagaaattattttgaaaaattcaatgCCATGATGATTAATGATGAGGGCAGACTTGAACCGCATTATTTGGGTGAACGTTATACAGGTTATGGTTGTAAGCGTCAAAGTTGTCAATATCAGGATTCGGTGGCGGTGACAGTGAAAGGGTTGGAAATTAAACTACAACGAATCCTAACCATCTTTACAACAATTGATTTATCCAGCAACAAATTCGAAGGAGTTATTCCAGAAGTACTTGGAAGGCTTACAATCCTTCGACTACTCAACCTTTCCCATAATAGCGTAACTGGCCATATCCCATCATCATTGGCAAAATTGTCCGCACTTGAATCCTTAGACCTTTCTTCAAATAGCCTCACTGGAGAAATTCCTTTGCAACTAACAAATCTAACATTTTTGGCCATGTTAAATCTTTCACAAAACCAGCTTATTGGACCCATACCTCAAGGCAAACAATTTGCTACATTTGAAAACAACTCTTATGATAGAAACCTAGGATTGTGTGGATTTCCATTGTCAAGTAAATGCGGCACTAATGAGCTGACACAACGAGCACCACCATCAATATTCCAAGAAGACAATGATTCATTGTTTGCAAGCGGATTTGGTTGGAAGGCTGTGCTAATCGGCTATGGATGTGGCTTGTTGTTTGGATTAGCTATGGGATATGTTGtgtttaaaataagaaaacctaTATGGCTAGTAAGGTTCattgaaggaaaacaaaaagacaaGAAGAGAAGGCCTAATAATCAAAGACCTGGACAAAGAAGAAATTGA